A genome region from Geobacter pickeringii includes the following:
- the rpmB gene encoding 50S ribosomal protein L28, which yields MSRKCEICGKGPSFGNNVSHANNKTRTVWYPNLQKVKAIRNGSVQTIKVCTRCIRSGHVTKAL from the coding sequence ATGTCTAGAAAATGTGAAATCTGCGGCAAAGGTCCCAGTTTCGGTAACAACGTCAGCCACGCCAACAACAAGACCCGGACCGTGTGGTATCCGAACCTTCAGAAGGTCAAGGCCATTCGCAACGGCAGCGTCCAGACCATCAAGGTGTGTACCCGCTGCATCCGTTCCGGCCACGTAACCAAAGCTCTCTAA
- a CDS encoding RidA family protein — translation MKKIIATDKAPKAIGPYSQAVRAGGFLYLSGQIPLVPETGELVTGDIRVQTGQVMANIGAVLDEAGLGFDAIVKTTIFLTDLANFGVVNEVYGSRFAADPPARSTVEVKGLPRGAEVEIEVVAVV, via the coding sequence ATGAAGAAGATCATTGCGACCGACAAGGCCCCGAAGGCCATCGGTCCCTATTCCCAGGCGGTGAGGGCCGGTGGATTCCTGTATCTGTCCGGACAGATTCCGCTGGTACCTGAAACCGGCGAGCTGGTGACGGGGGATATCCGGGTTCAGACCGGTCAAGTAATGGCAAACATCGGAGCGGTTCTTGACGAGGCGGGTCTTGGCTTCGATGCCATTGTGAAAACCACGATCTTCCTGACCGATCTTGCCAATTTTGGAGTCGTTAACGAGGTCTACGGCAGCCGCTTTGCCGCCGATCCTCCGGCACGCTCGACGGTGGAGGTGAAAGGGCTTCCCCGCGGGGCCGAGGTGGAAATAGAGGTCGTTGCGGTCGTCTGA
- a CDS encoding RelA/SpoT family protein, with amino-acid sequence MIRLNDILDKVAAYNPAADLDLVRKAYVYCAKVHQGQTRLSGEPYLVHPMEVAGVLADLRLDAPTVVTGFLHDTIEDTLTTREELEQLFGVEVANLVDGVTKISKIHFKTKEESQAENFRKMLLAMANDIRVILVKLADRLHNMRTLQYQPEPKQRSISRETLDIYAPLANRLGISWIKSELEDLSFRYLEPQVYYDLASKVTKKKKERESFVEEVRTIIAAKLAEHELKGEVYGRSKHLFSIWKKMQNRNVDIDQIYDLIAIRVTVNDIRECYEVLGIIHSTWKPIPGRFKDYIAMPKGNMYQSLHTTVIGLHGERMEVQIRTSEMHRVAEAGIAAHWKYKEGKGYDEKEVKRFAWLRQLLEWQQELQDSHEFMNTVKVELFPEEVYVFTPRGDVKSFPKGSTPIDFAYTIHTDIGHRCVGAKVNGKLVPLKYELKNGDIVEVITSPHHTPSKDWLKIVRSSRARNKIRAWIKTEERIRSITLGREILEKEFRRYSLNLAKLQKTGELKRVAGEFGLITDDDILAAVGYGKLSYGQVLSKLIPEERLAERQEQKETRLGKVLGKLTGKSTSAIQIGGVEDVLVRFGKCCNPVPGDDVVGFITRGRGVTIHTADCPVALESDPERRIAVTWNRERKAALPVKIRVACHDQKGILANITLAITNCEANISSASIQSTVDKRGVNIFEVDVTDKDHLNRVMNNIMKVKGVINVERMKS; translated from the coding sequence ATGATCAGGCTCAACGACATTCTCGACAAGGTGGCAGCGTACAACCCGGCGGCCGATCTGGATCTGGTGCGCAAGGCGTACGTCTATTGCGCGAAGGTGCACCAGGGGCAGACCCGCCTCTCGGGAGAGCCGTACCTTGTCCACCCGATGGAGGTGGCGGGAGTCCTGGCTGACCTGCGGCTTGACGCCCCGACGGTCGTGACCGGCTTTCTGCACGATACCATCGAGGATACCCTCACCACCCGGGAGGAGCTGGAGCAGCTGTTCGGGGTTGAGGTGGCGAACCTGGTCGACGGCGTTACGAAGATCAGCAAGATCCACTTCAAGACCAAGGAGGAGAGCCAGGCGGAAAACTTCCGCAAGATGTTGCTCGCCATGGCGAACGACATCCGGGTGATCCTCGTCAAGCTTGCCGACCGGCTCCACAACATGCGGACGCTGCAGTACCAGCCCGAACCGAAGCAGCGCTCGATCTCGCGGGAAACCCTCGACATTTACGCCCCCCTTGCCAACCGTCTCGGCATCTCCTGGATCAAGAGCGAGCTGGAGGATCTTTCTTTCCGCTACCTGGAGCCCCAGGTCTATTACGATCTTGCCTCCAAGGTCACCAAGAAGAAGAAGGAGCGGGAGAGTTTCGTCGAGGAGGTCCGTACCATCATCGCCGCCAAGCTCGCCGAGCACGAGCTGAAGGGGGAGGTCTACGGTCGGAGCAAGCATCTCTTCTCCATCTGGAAGAAGATGCAGAACCGCAACGTCGACATCGACCAGATCTACGATCTGATTGCCATCCGCGTCACGGTCAACGATATCCGTGAGTGCTACGAGGTCCTCGGTATCATCCATTCCACCTGGAAGCCGATCCCGGGGCGCTTCAAGGACTACATCGCCATGCCGAAGGGAAACATGTACCAGTCGCTGCACACGACGGTCATCGGACTCCACGGCGAGCGGATGGAGGTGCAGATCCGCACCTCCGAGATGCACCGGGTGGCAGAGGCGGGGATCGCGGCCCACTGGAAGTACAAGGAGGGGAAAGGGTACGACGAGAAGGAGGTCAAACGCTTCGCCTGGCTCCGTCAGCTTCTGGAGTGGCAGCAGGAGTTGCAGGACTCCCACGAGTTCATGAACACCGTCAAGGTCGAGCTCTTCCCCGAGGAGGTCTACGTCTTTACCCCCCGGGGGGACGTGAAGAGCTTTCCCAAGGGATCGACCCCCATCGACTTTGCCTACACCATTCACACCGATATCGGTCACCGCTGCGTTGGCGCCAAGGTGAACGGCAAGCTCGTGCCGCTCAAGTACGAGCTGAAAAACGGCGATATCGTGGAGGTAATCACCTCTCCTCACCACACGCCGAGCAAAGACTGGCTCAAGATCGTTCGGAGTTCGCGGGCGCGGAACAAGATTCGCGCCTGGATCAAGACCGAGGAGCGGATCCGGAGCATCACCCTTGGCCGCGAGATACTGGAGAAGGAATTCCGGCGCTATTCCCTCAATCTGGCAAAATTGCAGAAGACGGGAGAGTTGAAACGGGTGGCCGGAGAGTTCGGTCTGATCACCGATGACGACATTCTGGCCGCCGTCGGATACGGAAAACTCTCCTACGGCCAGGTGCTCAGCAAGCTGATCCCGGAGGAACGGCTCGCGGAGCGGCAGGAGCAGAAGGAGACGCGGCTCGGCAAGGTCCTCGGCAAGCTGACCGGGAAATCGACGAGCGCCATCCAGATTGGCGGTGTCGAGGATGTGCTGGTCCGGTTCGGAAAATGCTGTAATCCCGTGCCGGGGGATGATGTCGTCGGATTCATAACCCGGGGGCGTGGAGTCACCATACACACCGCCGATTGCCCCGTCGCCCTGGAGAGCGATCCCGAGCGACGGATCGCGGTGACGTGGAACCGGGAGCGCAAGGCGGCCCTGCCGGTGAAGATCCGGGTGGCCTGCCACGACCAGAAAGGAATCCTGGCGAACATTACGCTGGCAATCACCAACTGCGAGGCCAACATCTCCAGTGCCTCCATACAGAGCACCGTCGACAAGCGAGGAGTCAACATCTTCGAGGTCGATGTGACGGACAAAGACCACCTCAACCGAGTGATGAACAATATCATGAAGGTGAAGGGGGTCATCAATGTCGAGCGGATGAAGAGTTAG
- the rpoZ gene encoding DNA-directed RNA polymerase subunit omega — protein MARVTVEDCLEKVDNRFLLVMLASKRVKQLYKGSSSLIDNRGANKNVVLALREIAAGKVQFEITSRKSR, from the coding sequence ATGGCACGTGTCACGGTTGAGGATTGCCTCGAGAAAGTGGATAACCGGTTCCTGCTGGTGATGTTGGCGTCGAAGCGGGTCAAGCAGCTTTACAAGGGGTCTTCCTCCCTGATTGATAACCGGGGGGCCAACAAGAATGTCGTTCTGGCGCTCCGCGAAATTGCCGCCGGCAAGGTTCAGTTCGAGATCACGTCGCGCAAGTCCCGCTAA
- the gmk gene encoding guanylate kinase: MNREGVIFIISAPSGAGKTTLCKEIIDIFPTLRHSVSYTTRTPRPGEIHGKDYFFVSLEEFRRMVAADEFAEWAEVHGNCYGTAIRTLEESRASGIDIILDIDIQGARQLKERYQGGVYIFILPPSYEELRRRLNGRSSDSDEVISRRIGAAAGEIRESRWYDYIIVNDQFPRAVEELKSIVTAERCRASRVLEAVTEMFAIE, translated from the coding sequence ATGAATCGCGAAGGCGTAATCTTCATAATTTCGGCACCATCGGGTGCCGGCAAAACCACGCTCTGCAAGGAAATAATTGACATATTCCCTACCTTGCGTCATTCTGTCAGCTACACGACGCGGACGCCGCGACCCGGCGAAATTCACGGAAAAGATTATTTTTTCGTCTCTCTCGAGGAATTCCGCCGGATGGTTGCCGCCGATGAGTTCGCCGAATGGGCCGAGGTCCATGGCAACTGTTACGGCACTGCCATCCGGACACTGGAAGAATCCCGGGCGTCGGGTATCGATATCATTCTCGATATCGACATCCAGGGGGCGCGCCAGCTCAAGGAGCGATACCAGGGCGGCGTTTACATCTTCATTCTCCCCCCCAGCTACGAGGAGTTGCGCCGCAGGCTCAACGGGCGCTCTTCGGACAGCGACGAGGTCATCAGCCGGCGTATCGGTGCCGCTGCCGGTGAGATTCGGGAATCCCGCTGGTATGATTACATCATAGTCAACGATCAGTTCCCGCGAGCGGTCGAGGAACTCAAATCGATAGTCACTGCCGAACGGTGCCGGGCTTCCCGCGTTCTGGAGGCAGTGACCGAAATGTTTGCAATAGAGTGA
- a CDS encoding YicC/YloC family endoribonuclease — MIKSMTGYGKGVVETERGRTTVEIRSVNHRYGEITVKVPRTLLAFENEVRKTVGDRLKRGKIDVFVQREETVGGANLPMVNLPLAKAYRDVFEQMREELGLFSEPVTLPLILSQRDIMVASNEEVDEESLREELGRAVSGAVDALEAMRRREGETLLVDLLARRQSLSGLIERVAERAPAVVTEYAVRLRERLSQLLSGNSLDEARLAQEVAVMADRGDITEELVRFRSHLAQFDETVALAEPVGRKLDFLMQELNREVNTIGSKANDAGIAAVVVELKAELEKIREQVQNIE, encoded by the coding sequence ATGATAAAAAGCATGACTGGTTACGGAAAGGGCGTAGTCGAGACGGAGCGCGGCCGGACAACCGTCGAGATCCGCTCGGTGAACCACCGCTACGGCGAGATAACGGTCAAGGTGCCGCGCACGCTCCTTGCCTTCGAAAACGAGGTCCGCAAGACGGTGGGGGACCGGCTCAAGCGGGGGAAGATCGATGTCTTCGTGCAACGGGAGGAGACGGTGGGGGGAGCGAACCTCCCGATGGTGAATCTCCCCCTCGCCAAGGCCTATCGTGACGTATTCGAGCAGATGCGCGAGGAACTCGGCCTCTTTTCCGAGCCGGTGACGCTGCCGCTCATCCTCTCCCAGCGGGACATCATGGTTGCCAGCAACGAAGAGGTCGACGAGGAGTCGTTGCGCGAGGAGCTTGGCCGCGCCGTGAGCGGGGCGGTCGACGCGCTTGAGGCGATGAGGCGGCGCGAGGGGGAGACGCTCCTGGTCGATCTGCTGGCGCGGCGCCAGAGCCTTTCCGGCCTTATTGAGCGGGTGGCGGAGCGCGCTCCGGCGGTGGTGACGGAGTATGCCGTGCGCCTTCGCGAGCGTCTCAGTCAACTGCTGTCCGGGAATTCCCTCGACGAGGCCCGTCTCGCTCAGGAAGTGGCGGTCATGGCCGATCGAGGCGACATCACCGAGGAACTCGTGCGCTTCCGCAGTCATCTGGCGCAGTTCGACGAAACGGTTGCCCTGGCCGAACCGGTCGGGCGCAAGCTCGACTTTCTCATGCAGGAGCTGAACCGCGAGGTTAATACCATCGGTTCCAAGGCAAACGACGCCGGGATTGCCGCCGTAGTGGTTGAGCTCAAGGCCGAACTCGAGAAGATTCGCGAGCAGGTCCAGAATATCGAATGA
- the galE gene encoding UDP-glucose 4-epimerase GalE — translation MTTHSENRVLVTGGAGYIGSHVVRQLSEAGFTVVVYDNLSTGFADALVHGEKLVVGDLSDTARLDALFVEHGFRTVLHFAASIVAPESVTLPLKYYSNNTRNTLNLLGACVKHGVERFVFSSTAAVYGMPENGTAAEESPAAPINPYGTSKLMSEWMLRDTAAAHGLKYVALRYFNVAGADPQARMGQRTPEATHLIKVCCQAALGLREKVSIYGTDYPTQDGTGIRDYIHVEDLASAHLAALRYLEGGGESTVVNVGYGRGASVREVVDIVRRVSGVAFVTEEAPRRPGDPAMLVAKAERVRALLGWVPRFNDLETIVADAWRWEQKLTQKR, via the coding sequence ATGACGACGCACAGCGAGAACAGGGTGCTCGTAACCGGTGGTGCGGGATACATCGGCAGTCATGTGGTCCGGCAGCTTTCCGAGGCCGGATTCACGGTGGTGGTCTACGACAACCTCTCGACCGGCTTTGCCGATGCCCTCGTTCACGGCGAGAAGCTCGTGGTGGGGGATCTTTCGGACACCGCGCGGCTCGATGCGCTGTTCGTCGAGCACGGCTTCCGGACGGTGCTCCATTTTGCGGCATCCATCGTGGCGCCGGAATCGGTGACGCTCCCCCTCAAGTACTACTCGAACAATACGCGCAATACGCTGAATCTCCTCGGTGCCTGCGTCAAGCACGGCGTGGAGCGGTTCGTCTTTTCGAGCACCGCGGCAGTCTATGGCATGCCCGAAAACGGCACCGCCGCCGAGGAGAGCCCCGCGGCCCCCATCAACCCCTACGGGACCTCCAAGTTGATGAGCGAATGGATGCTGCGCGACACTGCCGCAGCCCATGGCTTGAAGTATGTGGCACTCCGCTATTTCAACGTGGCGGGGGCCGATCCCCAGGCGCGGATGGGACAGCGCACGCCGGAGGCGACCCACCTGATCAAGGTCTGCTGCCAGGCGGCCCTCGGGCTGCGGGAGAAGGTTTCGATCTACGGAACCGATTATCCGACCCAGGACGGCACCGGCATCCGCGACTACATCCACGTGGAAGATCTCGCGTCCGCCCACCTCGCCGCCCTGCGGTACCTTGAGGGGGGAGGGGAGTCGACCGTCGTCAACGTCGGCTACGGTCGGGGGGCCTCCGTGCGGGAGGTGGTTGATATCGTGCGTCGGGTATCCGGCGTCGCTTTTGTCACCGAGGAGGCGCCGCGCCGGCCCGGTGACCCCGCCATGCTCGTGGCGAAGGCCGAGCGGGTGCGGGCGCTTTTGGGGTGGGTGCCCCGTTTCAATGACCTGGAAACCATCGTTGCCGATGCGTGGCGGTGGGAGCAGAAACTGACACAGAAGCGGTGA
- a CDS encoding NAD-dependent epimerase, whose amino-acid sequence MRTVLVTGAAGFIGSHLATRLLKQGDRVIGLDNLNDYYDVGLKRDRLKLLEGTDGFRFVKGDLSDREAVERLFTAERFDVVVNLAAQAGVRYSLTNPHAYVESNLVGFVNILEGCRHHGVKHLVYASSSSVYGANTTMPFSIHHNVDHPVSLYAATKKANELMAHTYSSLYGLPTTGLRFFTVYGPWGRPDMALFLFTRAILEGRPIDVYNHGRMQRDFTYIDDIIEGVTRVMDCTPAPNPSWSGASPDPGTSCAPYRIYNIGNNSPVELMTFIETIERCLGTTAQKNLLPIQPGDVPATYADVDDLMRDVGFKPATSIEEGIGRFVAWYREYYKR is encoded by the coding sequence ATGCGCACCGTACTTGTAACCGGAGCAGCCGGTTTCATCGGCTCTCATCTTGCCACCAGGCTCCTGAAGCAGGGAGATCGGGTGATCGGCCTCGATAACCTCAACGACTACTATGACGTGGGGCTCAAGCGTGATCGCCTCAAGCTCCTGGAGGGAACGGACGGGTTCCGGTTCGTGAAGGGAGACCTCTCCGACCGGGAGGCGGTAGAGCGGCTCTTTACCGCCGAGCGGTTCGACGTGGTCGTGAACCTCGCCGCCCAGGCGGGGGTTCGCTACTCACTCACCAACCCCCATGCCTATGTGGAGAGCAACCTCGTGGGGTTCGTCAATATCCTGGAGGGATGCCGCCACCACGGGGTGAAGCACCTCGTGTACGCTTCCTCCAGCTCGGTCTACGGCGCCAATACCACGATGCCGTTTTCGATCCACCACAACGTTGACCATCCGGTTTCGCTCTACGCAGCCACCAAGAAGGCCAACGAGCTCATGGCCCACACCTATTCGAGCCTCTACGGGCTGCCGACCACGGGGCTGCGCTTCTTCACCGTCTACGGCCCCTGGGGGCGCCCGGACATGGCGCTCTTCCTCTTCACCCGGGCGATTCTCGAAGGACGCCCCATTGATGTCTACAACCACGGCAGGATGCAGCGCGACTTCACCTACATCGACGATATCATCGAAGGGGTGACGCGGGTCATGGACTGCACCCCCGCACCGAATCCTTCGTGGAGCGGCGCCAGCCCCGATCCGGGAACGAGCTGTGCGCCGTACCGCATCTACAACATCGGCAACAACAGCCCGGTGGAACTGATGACCTTCATTGAGACCATCGAGCGCTGTCTCGGCACGACGGCACAGAAAAACCTCCTCCCTATCCAGCCGGGGGACGTGCCGGCCACCTATGCCGACGTGGATGACCTGATGCGGGATGTGGGGTTCAAGCCGGCCACCTCTATTGAGGAGGGGATCGGCAGGTTCGTTGCCTGGTACCGGGAGTACTACAAGCGGTGA
- the waaC gene encoding lipopolysaccharide heptosyltransferase I has product MGGSSLKVLIVKVSALGDVVHALPVLDYLRQAVPGVEIDWVVEEGNREILDGHPLLHAVHVVRTKAWRRHPFSAETRREVRGLREAFRAASYDIAFDLQGNFKSGLITWLSGARRRYGFDREGVRESLNLLFTTNQVPLRRQDHHVSCRSLRVVSVPFGKDYTGMAVSSDIFTSPADDAAAEALLATLSDGFALLFHNGTTWTTKLWHEEGWIELGRRTLERFPDATILLSWGNEGERTAAESIARGIGRNVRILPRLSLKGFCAILKKVDLVVGGDTGPIHLAAAVGTPTVSFYRATDGRRNGPGGEQHVLVQSPLSCHSCLRKECDRDAECRRSIAAGQVLAGIERLLSSSFPSSE; this is encoded by the coding sequence ATGGGTGGTTCATCGCTGAAAGTTCTCATCGTCAAAGTATCTGCCCTCGGCGACGTCGTCCATGCCTTGCCGGTACTCGACTATCTCCGCCAGGCAGTGCCGGGGGTCGAGATCGACTGGGTGGTGGAGGAGGGGAACCGGGAGATTCTTGACGGTCATCCGCTGCTGCATGCGGTCCATGTCGTGAGGACCAAGGCATGGCGTCGGCACCCCTTCTCCGCCGAGACCCGGCGGGAGGTGAGGGGGCTTCGCGAGGCATTCCGCGCGGCGTCCTACGACATCGCCTTCGACCTCCAGGGCAATTTCAAGAGCGGGCTCATCACCTGGCTTTCGGGGGCCCGGCGTCGCTACGGGTTTGACCGGGAGGGGGTGCGGGAGTCGCTGAATCTCCTCTTCACCACCAACCAGGTTCCGCTCCGCCGCCAGGACCATCATGTGAGCTGCCGCTCCCTGCGGGTGGTGAGCGTTCCCTTTGGCAAGGATTATACGGGGATGGCCGTCTCCTCCGATATCTTTACCTCCCCCGCGGATGACGCAGCCGCCGAGGCGCTGCTGGCGACCCTTTCCGACGGGTTCGCTCTGCTCTTTCATAACGGCACCACCTGGACGACCAAGCTCTGGCACGAGGAGGGGTGGATCGAGCTGGGGCGGCGCACTCTCGAACGGTTTCCCGATGCCACGATTCTCCTTTCCTGGGGAAATGAGGGTGAGAGGACGGCTGCGGAGAGCATCGCGCGCGGCATCGGCAGAAACGTCCGCATCCTCCCGCGGCTCTCCCTCAAGGGGTTCTGCGCCATTCTCAAAAAGGTGGACCTCGTTGTGGGGGGGGACACGGGTCCGATCCATCTGGCGGCGGCGGTTGGTACCCCGACGGTTTCGTTCTACCGTGCCACCGACGGGCGCCGTAACGGCCCCGGGGGAGAGCAGCACGTTCTGGTGCAGTCTCCCCTTAGTTGCCATTCGTGTCTTCGCAAGGAGTGCGACCGTGACGCCGAATGCCGTCGGAGCATCGCGGCCGGGCAGGTGCTGGCCGGGATCGAGCGGCTCCTGTCATCGTCCTTTCCATCATCAGAGTGA
- a CDS encoding AbrB/MazE/SpoVT family DNA-binding domain-containing protein: MLVQTDSRRRVTLPPSVGVNPGDALELEVLEDGRIILVPVEPIPRHQLWAWTSETKEVITSSLTDPRPSISVKSTKEAAAIAKRWAGED; this comes from the coding sequence ATGCTCGTACAAACAGATTCCAGGAGACGTGTCACCCTTCCACCTTCCGTTGGCGTCAATCCCGGTGATGCCCTTGAGCTGGAAGTCCTTGAAGACGGCAGGATCATATTGGTCCCCGTAGAACCGATACCGCGTCATCAACTCTGGGCCTGGACAAGCGAAACCAAAGAAGTCATTACATCTTCTCTGACGGACCCACGCCCATCCATTTCGGTCAAATCCACGAAAGAGGCTGCTGCTATTGCCAAGAGGTGGGCTGGTGAAGATTGA
- a CDS encoding ATP-binding protein, whose amino-acid sequence MKKELLKRIIRDFHLSSLPSLHRRSKDVPLDSGKIVTLVGVRRCGKTSYLFCKIAELLARDVPRTKILYTNFEDERLDLQADELDLLLQAYRELYPDIRLEECYFFFDEIQNVEGWDVFVRRVYDTVTKNIFITGSNSRFLSSEIATSLRGRTVRYEVFPLSFREFLSFKGITPDLYSSRSIALVNHHLTDYLQHGGFPEVVDYDDGLRNRVLQEYFNVMIYRDLLERYQIRNLPALRFFLKRLIASATSQVSVNNIYNELKSAGFKAGKNQLYDFLEACQQIHLTLVLRKHTTSLVERELGEKKVYAIDNGLLKALSYRFSEDMGKFLEQTVFLELRRREKDVWFFKDKAECDFVVKDGFNVTEAIQVTVGLEDEKTRKRELRGLVACCHACGLKEGLIVTRDTAAFLEADGVKVTVVPLYQWLLAEEGGLTPRAVRT is encoded by the coding sequence GTGAAGAAAGAGCTTCTTAAGAGAATCATTCGGGATTTTCATCTCTCCTCCTTACCTTCGCTGCATCGGCGCAGCAAGGATGTCCCTCTTGATAGCGGAAAGATCGTTACTCTGGTCGGGGTGCGCCGCTGCGGCAAAACGTCGTATCTGTTCTGCAAAATCGCGGAGTTGCTTGCCCGTGACGTACCGCGCACGAAGATACTCTACACGAACTTCGAAGATGAACGGCTGGATCTTCAGGCCGATGAACTGGATCTGCTTCTGCAGGCGTACCGTGAGCTTTATCCGGATATACGTCTCGAGGAGTGCTATTTCTTTTTTGACGAGATTCAGAATGTGGAGGGATGGGATGTCTTTGTTCGGCGTGTCTACGACACCGTAACGAAGAATATTTTTATCACCGGTTCCAATTCTCGTTTTCTCAGCAGTGAAATCGCTACCAGCCTGCGCGGAAGAACGGTGAGGTATGAGGTCTTCCCACTCTCATTTCGCGAGTTCCTCTCTTTCAAGGGGATTACGCCGGACCTTTATAGTTCACGGTCCATAGCCCTGGTGAACCATCACCTGACGGATTATCTTCAGCACGGCGGGTTTCCAGAGGTTGTCGATTATGACGATGGGCTGCGAAATCGGGTGCTGCAGGAATATTTCAATGTCATGATCTATCGTGATTTGCTTGAGCGTTATCAGATCAGAAATCTGCCGGCGCTCAGATTTTTCCTGAAGCGATTGATTGCGTCGGCAACCAGCCAGGTCTCGGTAAACAATATCTATAATGAGCTCAAGTCCGCCGGTTTCAAGGCCGGGAAGAATCAGCTCTACGATTTTCTTGAGGCATGCCAGCAAATTCATCTGACCCTTGTGCTTCGCAAACACACCACTTCGCTGGTAGAGCGGGAACTGGGGGAGAAAAAGGTGTATGCCATTGACAATGGTCTGTTGAAGGCCTTGTCGTACCGTTTTTCTGAAGACATGGGCAAGTTTCTGGAACAGACAGTGTTCCTTGAGCTCAGACGGCGAGAGAAAGACGTCTGGTTTTTCAAGGACAAGGCAGAGTGCGATTTTGTCGTCAAGGACGGATTTAATGTGACAGAGGCGATTCAGGTGACGGTCGGTCTTGAAGATGAAAAGACCCGCAAGCGAGAACTCCGCGGGCTGGTTGCCTGCTGTCATGCCTGTGGTCTGAAGGAAGGGCTCATCGTCACGCGGGATACGGCCGCCTTCCTTGAAGCTGACGGGGTGAAAGTGACAGTTGTGCCGTTGTATCAGTGGCTGCTGGCGGAAGAAGGCGGTCTGACTCCCCGTGCCGTCCGGACTTGA
- a CDS encoding UDP-N-acetylglucosamine 2-epimerase, protein MRPRRCDPRPAGTARLVGTSFDRIVDEASLLLTDADAYEAMSRAHNPYGDGLAAGRIMAALAEWSENL, encoded by the coding sequence ATCCGCCCTCGGCGATGTGATCCACGCCCTGCCGGTACGGCGAGGCTAGTGGGAACGAGCTTCGACCGGATTGTTGATGAAGCCTCGCTGCTTCTCACTGATGCTGATGCCTATGAAGCCATGAGCCGTGCCCACAACCCCTACGGCGACGGTCTGGCTGCCGGCCGGATCATGGCTGCGCTGGCGGAGTGGAGTGAAAACTTGTAG